In Sulfoacidibacillus ferrooxidans, the following are encoded in one genomic region:
- a CDS encoding HU family DNA-binding protein, whose protein sequence is MNKDSLLTRAQEKSGMTKKELTIAWDALQVAMHEELKNGEDIMISNVGKIKPILRAARKARNPQTGEEITIGEKETIKLVVSTKY, encoded by the coding sequence ATGAATAAAGATAGTTTACTGACTCGCGCACAAGAAAAGAGTGGCATGACAAAAAAAGAACTGACGATCGCTTGGGATGCCTTACAAGTCGCCATGCATGAGGAATTAAAAAATGGTGAAGATATTATGATTAGTAATGTAGGAAAAATAAAACCAATCCTACGAGCAGCAAGAAAGGCAAGGAACCCTCAAACTGGAGAAGAAATCACGATTGGCGAAAAGGAAACTATCAAATTAGTCGTAAGCACGAAATACTAA